In a genomic window of Panthera tigris isolate Pti1 chromosome D4, P.tigris_Pti1_mat1.1, whole genome shotgun sequence:
- the SPIN1 gene encoding spindlin-1 isoform X1 → MKTPFGKTPGQRSRADAGHAGVSASMMKKRTSHKKHRSSVGPSKPVSQPRRNIVGCRIQHGWKEGNGPVTQWKGTVLDQVPVNPSLYLIKYDGFDCVYGLELNKDERVSALEVLPDRVASSRISDAHLADTMIGKAVEHMFETEDGSKDEWRGMVLARAPIMNTWFYITYEKDPVLYMYQLLDDYKEGDLRIMPDSNDSPPAEREPGEVVDSLVGKQVEYAKEDGSKRTGMVIHQVEAKPSVYFIKFDDDFHIYVYDLVKTS, encoded by the exons GCCATGCTGGTGTGTCTGCAAGCATGATGAAGAAAAGGACGTCCCACAA AAAACATCGGAGCAGTGTGGGGCCGAGCAAACCCGTTTCCCAGCCCCGGAGGAACATCGTAGGCTGCAGGATTCAGCATGGGTGGAAGGAGGGGAATGGCCCTGTCACCCAGTGGAAAGGAACCGTTCTGGACCAGGTGCCTGTAAATCCTTCTTTGTATCTTATAAAATACGATGGATTTGACTGTGTTTATGGACTAGAACTTAATAAAGATGAAAGAGTATCTGCGCTCGAAGTCCTCCCCGATAGAGTTG CGAGCTCTCGAATCAGCGACGCGCACCTGGCCGACACGATGATCGGAAAGGCGGTGGAGCACATGTTTGAGACAGAGGATGGCTCCAAGGACGAGTGGAGGGGGATGGTCTTGGCTCGCGCCCCTATCATGAACACGTGGTTCTACATCACCTACGAGAAGGACCCCGTCTTGTACATGTACCAGCTCTTAGATGATTATAAAGAAGGCGACCTTCGCATCATGCCCGATTCAA ATGATTCTCCTCCAGCAGAAAGGGAACCAGGAGAAGTTGTGGACAGCCTGGTAGGCAAACAAGTGGAATATGCCAAAGAGGACGGCTCTAAAAGGACTGGCATGGTCATCCACCAAGTGGAGGCCAAACCGTCCGTCTACTTCATCAAGTTTGATGACGACTTCCATATCTACGTGTACGATTTGGTGAAAACGTCCTAG
- the SPIN1 gene encoding spindlin-1 isoform X2, whose protein sequence is MNEDPIREDTWPAVQSGCRPCWCVCKHDEEKDVPQKTSEQCGAEQTRFPAPEEHRRLQDSAWVEGGEWPCHPVERNRSGPASSRISDAHLADTMIGKAVEHMFETEDGSKDEWRGMVLARAPIMNTWFYITYEKDPVLYMYQLLDDYKEGDLRIMPDSNDSPPAEREPGEVVDSLVGKQVEYAKEDGSKRTGMVIHQVEAKPSVYFIKFDDDFHIYVYDLVKTS, encoded by the exons GCCATGCTGGTGTGTCTGCAAGCATGATGAAGAAAAGGACGTCCCACAA AAAACATCGGAGCAGTGTGGGGCCGAGCAAACCCGTTTCCCAGCCCCGGAGGAACATCGTAGGCTGCAGGATTCAGCATGGGTGGAAGGAGGGGAATGGCCCTGTCACCCAGTGGAAAGGAACCGTTCTGGACCAG CGAGCTCTCGAATCAGCGACGCGCACCTGGCCGACACGATGATCGGAAAGGCGGTGGAGCACATGTTTGAGACAGAGGATGGCTCCAAGGACGAGTGGAGGGGGATGGTCTTGGCTCGCGCCCCTATCATGAACACGTGGTTCTACATCACCTACGAGAAGGACCCCGTCTTGTACATGTACCAGCTCTTAGATGATTATAAAGAAGGCGACCTTCGCATCATGCCCGATTCAA ATGATTCTCCTCCAGCAGAAAGGGAACCAGGAGAAGTTGTGGACAGCCTGGTAGGCAAACAAGTGGAATATGCCAAAGAGGACGGCTCTAAAAGGACTGGCATGGTCATCCACCAAGTGGAGGCCAAACCGTCCGTCTACTTCATCAAGTTTGATGACGACTTCCATATCTACGTGTACGATTTGGTGAAAACGTCCTAG